A single region of the Deinococcus sp. Leaf326 genome encodes:
- a CDS encoding ABC transporter substrate-binding protein: MTLRRYSTGPGPRQAQAAARAALVSAPQVLVTLGDGLGEHLTPVLAQRDVLHLNAEVGVLMARPQHRHPLTLTTSLHAWEAEWAFGASLARGGQKEVHLLFSILDSGYDLPYAFTAGLQSAGGQVTGTTLLGEMDTRAEAQRVVQHLRNENVRTVHVVASEGALALLAALRQAGMQVSASGLGIGAGAPAGTMGALGSPVQLSGVAAQASQTSPLFALGFDTGTWLSRALEAGTPRLPLALMAAMSTQKFTGVRGPVAPDLQGHLTAALHQMGGRLGSLQRPLATHPGVIAQTQAPRSGWQNTFLHG, translated from the coding sequence ATGACGCTGCGCCGCTACTCCACAGGCCCAGGTCCACGTCAGGCGCAGGCCGCGGCGCGCGCGGCGCTCGTTTCCGCGCCCCAAGTCCTGGTGACTCTGGGAGACGGTCTGGGCGAGCACCTGACCCCCGTGTTGGCCCAGCGGGACGTGCTGCATCTCAACGCCGAGGTCGGTGTCCTGATGGCGCGGCCGCAGCACCGCCACCCCCTCACCCTGACGACTTCACTGCACGCCTGGGAAGCGGAATGGGCATTTGGGGCTTCCCTGGCTCGCGGTGGGCAGAAGGAAGTGCACCTGCTGTTCTCTATCTTGGACAGTGGCTACGACCTGCCCTATGCCTTCACGGCTGGGCTGCAGAGTGCCGGGGGCCAGGTCACGGGAACGACGTTGCTCGGCGAGATGGATACCCGGGCCGAGGCCCAGCGAGTCGTGCAGCACCTTCGAAATGAGAACGTTCGCACTGTTCATGTCGTGGCCAGCGAAGGCGCGCTGGCGCTGTTGGCTGCCCTCCGCCAGGCCGGCATGCAGGTGAGTGCCAGTGGTCTGGGGATTGGCGCAGGAGCCCCCGCTGGGACCATGGGAGCGCTGGGAAGTCCGGTACAGCTCAGCGGTGTGGCGGCGCAGGCTTCGCAGACCTCGCCCCTGTTCGCTCTGGGCTTCGATACCGGGACTTGGTTGAGTCGTGCGCTTGAGGCCGGAACACCGCGCCTTCCCCTAGCTCTGATGGCCGCCATGTCCACCCAGAAGTTCACGGGTGTCCGGGGGCCAGTCGCTCCGGACCTTCAGGGTCATCTCACTGCGGCTTTGCATCAGATGGGAGGCCGATTGGGTAGCCTGCAGCGGCCGCTGGCTACTCATCCTGGGGTGATCGCCCAAACTCAGGCGCCCCGCAGTGGATGGCAGAATACGTTCCTGCATGGTTGA